A genomic segment from uncultured Desulfuromonas sp. encodes:
- a CDS encoding cation:proton antiporter — protein sequence MIESDFMPDHLFLLDMLILLALALGSALIFTRLKLSPIIGYLISGVIAGPYGFYLIKNIHEVEVIAEFGVILLLFTIGLEFSISRLLRLKKLLLAGGLSQILLCGALFTGAGSLFGLPLTTSLPLAMALALSSTAIVLKLLSERGEIDTSHGRMSLGILLAQDLAVVFFLVALPLLAGQDLTFSIKEIGKVALLMAGLLVFSRFLLQPFLLSILKSRSQELFRLTILALILVTAWLTSAVGLSLELGAFLAGLALAESPYAHQALSDILPFRDTFLAIFFVSIGMLVNLHLVIDNWTQVLAITVLVFAIKFFAAAVAATICRFPLRIVLLTGFLLFQAGEFSFVFMKAATSLELITDQIYQITLAVIALTMILTPFIAGQAEKWAAALAGLLGKPRTEIHPEIREQTGNLTGHVIVAGYGLSGRNIGRILRRFHIPHVFIELNADNVNTGRQKGDFVIYGDATSAEVLHELGVQRAKALVLSINDPAALARAIPTARHHNPDLYILARTRYVAELQHLCALGANEVVPDEFEASLQLGANLMHRFEFSEGHILHVISELRKEHYTSMVDADIPTQGLSVLKGGRLAYQAVPDDSPCLGSSLAEMDLRRQTGVTVVGVIRHNQTIYSPSGSFRLELGDTLMLLGSNEEVAQVCELLHGHPL from the coding sequence ATGATAGAAAGCGACTTCATGCCTGATCATTTATTTCTGCTTGATATGTTGATTTTATTGGCCCTGGCTCTCGGCAGTGCCCTCATTTTTACCCGGCTGAAGTTATCACCCATTATCGGTTATCTGATTTCAGGGGTTATTGCCGGCCCTTACGGTTTTTACCTGATCAAAAACATCCATGAAGTTGAAGTGATCGCTGAATTCGGCGTTATTTTATTGCTGTTTACCATCGGTCTGGAATTTTCCATCTCCAGACTATTGCGCTTGAAAAAGCTGTTGTTAGCAGGTGGATTATCGCAAATACTGCTGTGCGGCGCCCTCTTTACCGGAGCTGGAAGCCTGTTTGGTCTGCCATTGACGACAAGTCTCCCTCTGGCCATGGCCCTGGCGCTGTCTTCTACGGCCATCGTCCTAAAATTACTTAGCGAACGGGGAGAAATCGACACCAGCCATGGTCGCATGTCGCTGGGCATCCTGCTGGCGCAAGACCTGGCCGTTGTCTTCTTTCTTGTCGCATTACCACTGCTGGCCGGTCAGGACCTGACGTTTTCCATCAAAGAGATCGGCAAGGTTGCTTTGCTCATGGCCGGACTCTTGGTTTTCTCCCGTTTCCTGCTGCAACCGTTTCTGTTGTCCATTCTCAAATCCCGATCTCAGGAACTGTTTCGACTGACCATCCTCGCCCTGATCCTGGTGACCGCATGGTTGACCAGTGCTGTCGGCCTGTCTCTGGAGTTAGGCGCGTTTCTTGCCGGTCTGGCTCTGGCGGAATCGCCCTATGCCCATCAGGCCCTGTCCGACATCCTGCCGTTTCGCGATACGTTTCTCGCCATTTTCTTTGTGTCCATCGGTATGCTCGTCAATCTCCATCTGGTCATTGACAACTGGACGCAGGTTCTGGCCATCACAGTGCTGGTATTTGCCATTAAATTTTTTGCGGCAGCCGTCGCTGCAACAATCTGTCGTTTTCCATTACGGATTGTTCTTTTGACAGGATTCTTATTGTTTCAGGCCGGCGAATTCTCGTTTGTTTTTATGAAGGCGGCAACATCATTGGAATTGATCACAGATCAGATCTACCAAATCACCTTGGCCGTTATTGCCCTGACCATGATCCTGACACCGTTTATCGCTGGACAAGCAGAAAAATGGGCCGCAGCTCTGGCCGGATTACTTGGCAAGCCGAGAACGGAAATCCATCCGGAAATCCGCGAGCAGACTGGCAACCTGACCGGGCATGTCATCGTTGCCGGATACGGCCTTTCTGGTCGCAACATTGGAAGAATCCTGCGCCGTTTTCACATCCCACATGTTTTTATCGAACTGAACGCCGACAATGTCAACACGGGTCGTCAAAAAGGCGATTTTGTGATTTACGGTGATGCGACTTCTGCGGAGGTGCTCCACGAGCTAGGTGTTCAGCGTGCCAAAGCGCTGGTGTTATCCATCAACGACCCTGCGGCACTGGCACGGGCAATCCCCACCGCGCGCCATCACAATCCCGACCTGTACATCCTGGCTCGGACGCGTTATGTCGCTGAACTGCAACACTTATGTGCGTTAGGCGCCAACGAAGTTGTTCCGGATGAGTTTGAAGCCAGCCTGCAGCTCGGAGCAAATCTCATGCATCGCTTTGAGTTCAGTGAAGGACATATTCTTCACGTCATCTCCGAACTTCGTAAAGAACATTACACCTCCATGGTCGATGCCGACATCCCGACTCAAGGCTTATCGGTTCTCAAAGGGGGACGGCTCGCTTATCAGGCCGTTCCAGACGATTCCCCTTGTCTTGGAAGCAGTCTGGCCGAGATGGATCTCCGCAGGCAAACCGGAGTCACTGTCGTCGGTGTCATCCGCCACAACCAGACCATCTACAGCCCTTCGGGCTCATTTCGTCTCGAACTGGGAGACACTCTGATGCTACTCGGTAGCAATGAAGAAGTTGCACAAGTCTGTGAACTCTTGCATGGACATCCTCTTTAA
- a CDS encoding ammonium transporter: protein MKRFLLFLMVGALLTLPVLALAEDAPPLTPDDVQNNLNFVWTLVAAFLVFLMQAGFAMVEAGFTRAKNACNIMMKNMMDFSVGALAFWAVGFGLMFGTTNGFFGTSDFFFSGASGDGEAWNYAFWMFQVVFAATAATIISGAVAERTKFSAYLVYSFFVSALIYPVFGSWAWGSLFNGSGWLEGMGFIDFAGSTVVHSVGGWLALAGAIVVGPRQGKFTKDGKVKPIPGHNIPLASLGVFLLWFGWYGFNPGSTTTGDTSIAIIAVTTTLAAAAGAFSAMLFTWMKFGKSDIGMTLNGALAGLVGITAGCANVTAISSVIIGLIAGVLVVLSVLFFDKIKVDDPVGAVSVHGVCGAWGTLAAGLFDSAGFSMHTIGVQLIGIAACFIWALGAGLILFKAIDLVIGMRVTPEEEMVGLDFSEHGANAYADFQTVHLGGSGKTGGQM, encoded by the coding sequence ATGAAACGGTTCCTGTTGTTTTTAATGGTGGGTGCGCTGTTGACCCTGCCTGTTCTGGCTCTGGCCGAAGATGCGCCGCCACTGACGCCGGATGATGTTCAGAACAACCTGAACTTTGTCTGGACTCTGGTTGCTGCATTTCTGGTTTTTCTTATGCAGGCCGGATTTGCCATGGTTGAGGCCGGATTCACCCGCGCTAAAAACGCTTGTAATATCATGATGAAAAACATGATGGACTTCTCCGTCGGTGCGTTGGCTTTCTGGGCGGTTGGTTTTGGTCTGATGTTCGGTACCACCAACGGTTTTTTTGGTACCAGTGACTTTTTCTTCAGCGGCGCCAGTGGCGATGGTGAAGCATGGAACTATGCCTTCTGGATGTTCCAAGTGGTGTTTGCCGCGACGGCAGCAACCATTATTTCAGGTGCTGTTGCTGAACGGACCAAATTCAGTGCCTATCTGGTGTATTCTTTCTTTGTTTCCGCATTGATCTATCCGGTTTTCGGTTCCTGGGCTTGGGGCAGTCTGTTTAACGGTAGCGGCTGGCTGGAAGGCATGGGCTTCATCGACTTTGCCGGTTCCACGGTTGTTCACTCAGTTGGTGGCTGGTTGGCACTTGCCGGTGCGATCGTTGTCGGTCCTCGTCAAGGCAAATTTACCAAAGACGGCAAGGTTAAGCCGATCCCCGGTCACAATATTCCATTGGCGTCTCTGGGGGTCTTTTTGCTCTGGTTCGGTTGGTACGGGTTTAACCCCGGTTCAACAACGACCGGTGATACCTCCATCGCCATTATTGCTGTAACGACAACTCTGGCTGCGGCAGCAGGTGCGTTCTCTGCGATGCTCTTTACCTGGATGAAATTTGGTAAGAGCGATATCGGTATGACCCTGAATGGTGCGTTGGCTGGTCTGGTTGGTATTACTGCCGGTTGTGCCAATGTTACAGCGATCTCTTCTGTCATCATTGGTCTGATTGCCGGTGTGCTGGTTGTGCTGTCAGTTCTGTTCTTTGACAAGATCAAAGTGGACGATCCTGTTGGTGCGGTTTCCGTTCACGGTGTGTGCGGTGCCTGGGGAACCCTGGCTGCTGGCCTGTTTGACAGTGCCGGTTTCTCCATGCATACCATCGGTGTCCAGTTGATCGGTATTGCGGCCTGCTTTATCTGGGCTCTGGGTGCCGGTTTGATTCTGTTTAAAGCCATTGACCTGGTGATTGGCATGCGCGTAACTCCGGAAGAGGAGATGGTTGGCCTCGACTTCAGCGAGCATGGTGCTAATGCCTATGCTGATTTCCAAACGGTTCATCTCGGCGGTAGCGGAAAAACAGGTGGTCAGATGTAA
- a CDS encoding P-II family nitrogen regulator: MKKIDCIIKPFKLDDVKTALTEMGIAGMTVSEVRGFGRQKGHMELYRGAEYQTDFIPKVKIELVVDDELVADVVSTLQKEASTGRIGDGKIFVTPVEEAIRIRTGETGKDSL; the protein is encoded by the coding sequence ATGAAAAAAATCGATTGTATTATCAAACCCTTTAAGCTGGATGACGTAAAGACGGCCCTGACCGAGATGGGCATAGCCGGTATGACCGTAAGTGAGGTCCGAGGCTTTGGCCGCCAGAAAGGTCATATGGAACTCTATCGCGGCGCCGAGTACCAGACGGATTTTATTCCGAAGGTCAAGATCGAACTCGTCGTTGATGATGAGCTGGTGGCTGATGTCGTCTCCACGTTGCAGAAGGAGGCCAGTACCGGTCGCATTGGTGATGGCAAGATTTTTGTGACCCCTGTTGAAGAAGCGATTCGTATTCGAACCGGAGAAACCGGAAAAGATTCCCTTTAA
- the lspA gene encoding signal peptidase II: MIVRYRLLMLVSVLVLVGDQWTKWYIDHTMALHQSRTVIEHFFNITYVHNSGAAFGILADSSLRIPLLSGIALLACAVIGWMFRRLPMTAVWQRLGLALVFSGALGNLIDRLRLGVVIDFIDVHWYQHHWPAFNVADSAITVGVGLLLIDLWFEEHRRKKMKT; this comes from the coding sequence ATGATCGTGCGCTACCGTTTGCTGATGCTGGTAAGCGTGCTCGTGCTGGTGGGTGATCAGTGGACAAAATGGTATATTGATCACACCATGGCCCTGCATCAGAGTCGTACGGTGATAGAGCATTTCTTTAATATCACCTACGTCCACAATAGTGGTGCGGCGTTTGGGATTCTTGCCGACAGCAGTTTAAGGATTCCTTTGCTCTCAGGCATAGCACTGCTTGCATGTGCGGTGATTGGCTGGATGTTTCGTCGTCTGCCAATGACAGCAGTGTGGCAACGCCTGGGCTTGGCACTGGTTTTTTCCGGGGCGTTGGGCAATTTGATTGATCGGCTACGCCTCGGAGTGGTGATCGATTTTATTGATGTGCACTGGTATCAACATCATTGGCCGGCATTCAATGTGGCGGACTCTGCCATTACTGTTGGTGTGGGTCTTTTGCTGATCGATTTGTGGTTCGAGGAACATCGACGTAAGAAGATGAAAACCTGA
- the ileS gene encoding isoleucine--tRNA ligase: MDYKDTLNLPKTDFPMRGNLPKREPEMLQQWQEMDLNGEIRKATAGRPRFTLHDGPPYANGHTHIGHALNKILKDIVLKSRRMQGFDVPYVPGWDCHGLPIELMVDKKLGKKKRDMSKAEIRRECREYALEWVETQAREFKRLGIFGEWDDPYLTMHDSYEAATARELARFAERGGLYKGKKPVHWCSSCVTALAEAEVEYADHVSPSIFVKFPYVDTLPAEMSALEGKSLYFVIWTTTPWTIPANLGICLNPELDYVAVEVTGGDVLVLAEGLYQGVLQQLELEGQVIASFEAPLFENKRCQHPFYQRDSLIILGDHVTLEAGTGCVHTAPGHGHDDYVVGLKYGLDIYNPVDDYGRYRKDVELFGGMKLADANDAVCDKLTEVGALLKVSKVEHSYPHCWRCKKPVIFRATAQWFISMEKNDLRTQALKHINDVQWIPSWGRERIYGMIEKRPDWCISRQRTWGVPITVFYCAECGEALADGKIMHHVADLFENGGSDQWYEKEAGELLPEGTVCPSCGHSHFTKESDILDVWFDSGVSHAAVVEHRDYLDSPADLYLEGSDQHRGWFHSSLLAAVGTRGVAPYKAVLTHGFVVDGNGRKMSKSQGNVVAPDAVIDKFGAEVLRLWVAAQDYQDDIRISQEILQRLSDAYRRIRNTARYILSNIYDFDPATDSVADADLLELDRWALSRLESLVGRVEKAYNDYEFHMLYHAVHNFCSVELSAIYLDILKDRVYTAAPNSVARRSAQTAMYRILDALTRLIAPVLSFTADEIWAEMPGEREVSVHLAGFPRFETSLLDSRLDDVYQQLWAVRSEVSKALELARDAKLIGNSLEAKVTVSVSDEACRTLLARYEEDLATLWIVSQAGLTASIDGGYASEKLSGLKILVEKADGEKCERCWNYSTQIGADAVYPDACPKCLAALKERGQD; encoded by the coding sequence ATGGACTACAAAGATACCTTGAATCTGCCGAAAACAGACTTCCCGATGCGCGGCAACCTGCCCAAGCGGGAGCCTGAAATGCTGCAGCAGTGGCAGGAGATGGATCTCAACGGCGAGATCCGTAAAGCAACTGCCGGCCGCCCGCGTTTTACTTTGCACGACGGCCCTCCGTATGCCAACGGTCACACCCATATTGGTCATGCGTTGAACAAGATTCTCAAGGATATTGTCCTCAAAAGTCGTCGTATGCAGGGCTTTGACGTGCCCTATGTCCCAGGTTGGGATTGCCACGGACTGCCGATTGAACTGATGGTTGATAAAAAACTCGGCAAAAAGAAGCGCGATATGAGCAAGGCCGAGATCCGTCGTGAATGTCGGGAGTATGCCCTTGAGTGGGTGGAGACTCAGGCACGTGAATTCAAGCGTCTGGGCATCTTCGGCGAATGGGACGATCCCTACCTGACCATGCACGACAGCTATGAAGCGGCAACCGCACGTGAACTGGCGCGTTTTGCCGAGCGCGGTGGACTGTATAAGGGCAAGAAACCGGTGCACTGGTGTTCCTCGTGTGTTACCGCACTGGCCGAAGCCGAAGTGGAATATGCTGATCACGTGTCGCCGTCCATCTTCGTCAAGTTCCCTTATGTGGACACGTTGCCCGCTGAAATGAGTGCCCTCGAAGGCAAGTCACTGTATTTTGTTATTTGGACCACTACGCCGTGGACGATTCCGGCCAACCTGGGTATTTGCCTGAATCCCGAGCTCGACTATGTCGCCGTGGAAGTGACCGGCGGCGATGTCTTAGTTTTGGCTGAGGGACTGTATCAGGGCGTGTTGCAGCAGCTTGAGCTGGAGGGACAGGTCATTGCCAGCTTTGAGGCGCCACTGTTTGAAAACAAACGCTGCCAGCATCCATTTTACCAGCGCGACTCACTGATCATCCTTGGTGACCATGTCACTCTCGAAGCCGGTACCGGCTGCGTTCATACGGCGCCCGGTCATGGCCATGATGACTACGTCGTTGGTCTCAAGTACGGCCTGGATATTTATAATCCGGTGGATGATTACGGCCGCTATCGCAAAGACGTTGAGCTGTTCGGCGGGATGAAACTGGCGGATGCCAACGATGCGGTGTGTGACAAACTCACCGAAGTGGGCGCGTTGCTCAAGGTCAGCAAGGTGGAACACAGTTATCCGCACTGCTGGCGCTGTAAAAAACCGGTCATCTTCCGTGCGACAGCGCAGTGGTTTATCTCCATGGAGAAAAATGATCTGCGCACCCAGGCTCTCAAGCACATCAACGATGTGCAGTGGATTCCCAGCTGGGGGCGTGAGCGTATCTACGGCATGATCGAGAAACGCCCGGACTGGTGCATCAGCCGTCAGCGCACTTGGGGCGTGCCCATCACCGTCTTCTACTGTGCTGAGTGTGGTGAAGCGCTGGCTGATGGGAAGATTATGCATCATGTCGCTGATCTGTTTGAAAATGGTGGCAGCGACCAGTGGTACGAGAAAGAGGCTGGTGAACTGTTGCCGGAAGGGACTGTGTGCCCGTCCTGCGGTCATAGCCACTTTACCAAAGAATCTGACATCCTGGATGTATGGTTTGACTCCGGTGTCTCTCACGCCGCTGTCGTCGAGCACCGCGATTATCTTGATTCACCGGCTGATCTTTATCTGGAAGGCAGTGATCAGCATCGTGGCTGGTTCCACTCCAGCCTTCTCGCTGCAGTGGGCACCCGTGGCGTTGCGCCTTACAAAGCAGTTTTGACCCACGGTTTCGTCGTTGACGGCAATGGCCGTAAAATGTCCAAGTCGCAGGGCAACGTTGTTGCGCCGGATGCGGTGATCGACAAGTTTGGTGCCGAAGTGCTGCGCCTGTGGGTGGCGGCTCAGGATTATCAGGATGACATCCGTATCAGTCAGGAAATTCTCCAACGGTTGTCGGATGCCTATCGGCGTATTCGCAATACGGCACGTTATATCCTCAGTAATATCTACGATTTTGATCCGGCGACGGATAGTGTTGCCGACGCTGATCTGCTGGAATTGGATCGTTGGGCTCTGTCACGCCTTGAGAGCCTGGTCGGTCGCGTGGAAAAAGCATACAACGATTATGAATTCCATATGCTTTACCATGCGGTCCATAATTTCTGCAGTGTTGAATTGAGTGCCATCTATCTCGATATCCTCAAGGATCGGGTGTATACGGCCGCTCCGAACAGTGTGGCCCGTCGCAGTGCGCAAACAGCGATGTACCGCATCCTCGATGCTCTGACCCGACTGATTGCGCCTGTTCTGTCATTTACTGCCGATGAAATTTGGGCGGAGATGCCGGGTGAGCGTGAGGTCAGTGTCCATTTGGCCGGATTCCCCCGTTTCGAAACCAGCCTGCTTGACAGTCGTCTCGATGATGTCTACCAGCAATTATGGGCGGTACGCTCAGAGGTCTCCAAGGCGCTGGAGTTGGCGCGTGATGCAAAACTGATCGGCAACTCTCTCGAAGCCAAGGTCACCGTCTCTGTTAGTGATGAAGCTTGTCGCACTTTGCTTGCACGCTATGAGGAGGATTTGGCAACGCTGTGGATTGTTTCTCAGGCTGGTCTGACAGCATCGATCGACGGCGGATATGCTTCCGAAAAGTTGAGTGGTCTGAAGATTCTTGTTGAGAAAGCCGACGGGGAGAAATGTGAGCGCTGCTGGAATTATTCGACGCAGATCGGTGCCGACGCTGTTTATCCTGACGCCTGTCCTAAATGCCTGGCAGCATTAAAAGAGCGAGGCCAAGACTGA
- a CDS encoding endonuclease III domain-containing protein: MLRVVFGRLLDSFGPQHWWPAEGPFEMMVGAVLTQNTAWRNVELSIAALRRAGALTPQTLYALSDQQLQELIRSSGFFQRKSHCLKRLSEEICCHYQGRLELFLDGELPVLRQRLLTLAGIGPETADCIVLYAAGLPIFVVDAYTRRIFSRLGLLDANSSYDLIQRYAMSVLPSDCQLFNEFHALIVALAKRNCLSRLPKCATCPLLELCLYGQSDRNLNV, encoded by the coding sequence GTGTTGCGGGTTGTTTTTGGCCGTTTGCTTGACAGCTTTGGTCCTCAGCACTGGTGGCCCGCAGAAGGTCCGTTTGAGATGATGGTCGGGGCGGTCCTGACGCAAAATACCGCCTGGCGTAATGTGGAGCTGTCCATTGCAGCATTACGTCGTGCCGGTGCTCTGACGCCTCAGACTCTTTACGCTTTGTCGGATCAGCAGCTGCAGGAATTAATTCGTAGTTCCGGATTCTTTCAGCGTAAAAGTCATTGCCTCAAGAGGTTGTCCGAAGAGATTTGTTGCCATTATCAGGGGCGTCTTGAATTGTTTCTAGACGGCGAACTCCCCGTCTTGCGACAACGCCTTCTCACTCTTGCCGGAATTGGACCGGAAACCGCGGACTGCATTGTTCTTTATGCGGCAGGGTTACCGATCTTTGTTGTTGATGCCTATACGCGCAGGATTTTTTCCCGACTGGGATTACTTGATGCCAACTCAAGCTATGATCTGATCCAGCGCTACGCCATGAGTGTTCTTCCGTCTGATTGTCAGCTATTTAATGAGTTTCACGCTCTGATCGTGGCATTGGCCAAACGCAATTGTTTGAGCCGTCTTCCGAAGTGCGCTACCTGTCCGTTGCTTGAACTGTGTCTTTATGGGCAGAGCGATAGAAATCTGAACGTGTGA
- a CDS encoding LysR family transcriptional regulator — protein METQYLKTLLIAAEEGSFSRAAAKLHLTQSAVSQRTKSLEACCGMQLLDRSGAVLEPTVAGRIVLEGARRILDMEEQMMQELRSLGERQHLYICCTPAFGMSHLPQILKRFMQEYGEVEDIKFLFGAPLQALDGVRNGEFDVAVIEHLPDMDFGTMRHMDLPQDEMIFVSSPTYGPTAHDIGLEDIQQCNFITRRDGCSCRDLLSFNLKGTGVDLGDFRRVMVLDDFGLIIKEVIAGQGVTFISRSAVQEYLDDGRLLEHHIPGFHCYRHRSIVARECESSTSLKRAFMESVCRHFDLTPSA, from the coding sequence ATGGAAACACAATATCTAAAGACATTACTTATAGCTGCAGAGGAGGGAAGTTTCTCTCGGGCTGCGGCAAAGCTGCACCTCACGCAATCAGCTGTTTCACAGCGGACCAAGAGTCTTGAAGCCTGCTGTGGGATGCAGCTTCTTGATCGTTCCGGGGCCGTTCTTGAGCCAACTGTGGCGGGACGAATTGTGCTGGAAGGGGCTCGCCGTATTTTGGATATGGAAGAGCAGATGATGCAGGAGTTGCGTTCTTTGGGAGAGCGACAGCATTTATATATATGTTGTACGCCGGCATTCGGCATGTCGCACCTACCGCAAATCCTCAAGCGCTTCATGCAGGAATATGGTGAGGTTGAGGACATTAAGTTTTTGTTCGGTGCTCCCTTGCAGGCACTTGACGGCGTCAGGAATGGCGAGTTTGATGTGGCGGTGATCGAACATCTTCCGGATATGGATTTTGGTACTATGCGCCATATGGATCTTCCCCAGGATGAAATGATCTTTGTCAGCTCCCCGACCTATGGTCCCACTGCGCATGATATTGGCCTTGAAGATATCCAGCAGTGTAACTTTATTACCCGCCGGGATGGTTGCAGCTGCCGTGATCTGTTGAGCTTTAACCTCAAGGGAACCGGGGTCGATCTGGGAGATTTCCGTCGGGTCATGGTGCTTGATGATTTTGGCCTGATCATCAAAGAAGTGATCGCCGGACAGGGGGTGACCTTTATTTCTCGCTCTGCGGTTCAAGAGTATCTGGATGATGGTCGTCTGCTCGAACACCATATCCCCGGATTCCATTGCTACAGACATCGCAGTATTGTCGCCAGAGAATGTGAGTCCTCGACGTCATTGAAGCGTGCGTTTATGGAAAGTGTCTGTCGGCATTTCGATCTGACTCCCAGCGCGTAA